In Gimesia benthica, a single window of DNA contains:
- a CDS encoding GspE/PulE family protein, protein MSDTPANTENKTEGRQQALQAELRELIDVVGPGPLVDLLMERAFQLQATDIHLDPLEDGLRLRLRVDGMLHDIIQLPKEAAASVISRLKLAANMDITERRLAQDGHINNQTLQNRRDIRVGSGPTIHGERLVLRLMPDHKRFTHFNELGLSEAQTSEITKYCTAPYGMILSVGPVGSGKSTSIYSCLDYLNQPEMSLATIEDPVERRIEGVNQIQIDPKIGFSFAEALRGVLRQDPNVIMVGEIRDSETAHIAVRAGLTGIRVLSTLHSNDAVAAIDVFREFGIPSMFITDSLQGIISQRLVRCICEKCRAPYQPDSGACEYLGVNSDQLAESKIAMGAGCDHCFQTGYLGRTGIFETLGVRGELREAILRGATQTEILRLASENGMTTMEESGKAKVLEGITTVQELHRVLV, encoded by the coding sequence ATGTCAGATACTCCTGCGAATACCGAGAACAAAACTGAAGGGCGGCAACAGGCACTCCAGGCCGAGCTGCGGGAACTGATTGACGTAGTAGGGCCCGGCCCGCTGGTTGACTTACTGATGGAGCGTGCTTTTCAACTCCAGGCGACCGACATTCATTTAGATCCGCTCGAAGATGGATTAAGGCTTCGATTAAGGGTCGACGGGATGTTGCACGATATCATCCAGCTTCCCAAGGAAGCGGCGGCATCCGTGATTTCCCGTCTCAAGCTGGCTGCCAATATGGATATTACAGAACGGCGGCTGGCCCAGGACGGACACATTAATAACCAGACTCTGCAGAACCGTCGCGATATTCGTGTCGGTTCTGGTCCCACCATCCACGGGGAGCGGCTGGTGCTACGGCTCATGCCGGATCACAAACGTTTTACACATTTTAACGAACTCGGTCTCAGTGAAGCTCAGACTTCTGAAATCACCAAATATTGTACAGCTCCGTATGGGATGATTCTGAGTGTCGGACCGGTCGGTTCCGGAAAAAGCACATCCATTTACAGTTGCCTGGATTATCTTAACCAGCCGGAAATGAGCCTGGCGACGATTGAAGATCCGGTCGAACGACGTATTGAAGGGGTGAACCAGATTCAGATAGATCCCAAAATCGGGTTCAGTTTTGCCGAGGCGCTCCGTGGAGTTTTGCGTCAGGATCCGAATGTGATCATGGTGGGAGAAATTCGAGATTCCGAGACTGCACATATTGCTGTGCGGGCAGGGCTGACGGGGATTCGTGTCCTCTCGACTTTGCATTCCAACGACGCCGTGGCGGCGATCGATGTTTTCCGAGAATTCGGGATTCCTTCCATGTTCATCACTGACAGTTTGCAGGGAATTATTTCTCAAAGACTTGTTCGTTGCATCTGCGAGAAATGTCGGGCTCCCTACCAGCCGGACTCAGGAGCATGTGAATATCTGGGGGTCAATTCAGATCAGCTGGCCGAATCCAAAATCGCAATGGGAGCGGGCTGTGATCATTGTTTCCAGACGGGGTACCTGGGTCGAACGGGGATCTTTGAAACTCTGGGAGTGCGTGGAGAACTGAGGGAAGCGATCCTGAGGGGGGCGACACAGACTGAAATCTTGCGACTTGCATCCGAGAATGGCATGACGACGATGGAAGAATCTGGAAAAGCCAAGGTTCTGGAAGGGATTACCACGGTCCAGGAACTGCACCGGGTCCTCGTTTGA
- a CDS encoding sulfatase family protein yields the protein MRSAKIDTAKPNRLWLFLVCLSAANFSLLIESASAAEPKSQKPNVILIFTDDQGSIDVNCYGSKDLITPHMDSIANQGIRFTQFYASAPVCSPSRAGMLTGRFPRRAGVPGNVSSHHGKSGMPPEQVTIAEMMRQAGYQTAHVGKWHLGYTPETMPNGQGFDRSFGHMGGCIDNYSHFFYWNGPNRHDLWANGKEVWHDGEFFPDLMVKQCQNFIKEPHEKPFFLYWAINVPHYPLQGKDKWRKKYAHLESPRDKYAAFVSTMDDCIGEVLQTLKETGLRENTIVIFQSDHGHSTEERTFGGGGNAGPYRGAKFSLFEGGIRVPAMISWPGTIAEGEVRSQLATGCDWLPTIADLTGAPLPRHKLDGKSLKAVIESAEAPSPHDNFYWQIGKSWAIREGDWKLLGHPRDTSNQAPLSKEDQLFLINLSQDIGEKKNLAKQYPEKVEQLKQIYENYLQSLTD from the coding sequence ATGCGCTCAGCGAAGATAGACACAGCAAAACCCAATCGCCTGTGGCTGTTTCTGGTTTGCCTGTCGGCTGCCAACTTCAGTCTGCTCATTGAAAGTGCATCGGCTGCCGAGCCAAAGTCACAAAAGCCGAATGTCATCCTCATCTTTACCGATGACCAGGGATCAATTGATGTAAACTGCTATGGCTCCAAGGACCTGATCACTCCCCACATGGATTCTATTGCCAATCAGGGAATTCGCTTCACCCAGTTCTATGCCTCGGCCCCTGTCTGTTCTCCCTCCCGGGCAGGTATGCTGACCGGCCGATTCCCACGACGCGCCGGCGTTCCAGGAAATGTCTCTTCACATCATGGCAAGAGTGGTATGCCGCCGGAACAGGTGACAATTGCAGAAATGATGCGGCAGGCGGGATACCAGACGGCCCATGTCGGTAAATGGCACCTGGGATATACACCCGAAACCATGCCCAACGGACAGGGCTTTGACCGTTCATTCGGGCACATGGGTGGCTGTATCGACAATTATTCTCACTTCTTCTACTGGAATGGTCCGAACCGACATGATCTCTGGGCTAACGGCAAAGAGGTCTGGCACGACGGTGAATTCTTTCCCGATCTGATGGTCAAACAATGTCAGAATTTCATCAAAGAACCTCACGAGAAACCGTTCTTTCTGTACTGGGCCATCAATGTGCCCCACTACCCGTTACAGGGGAAAGACAAATGGCGTAAAAAATACGCACACCTCGAATCCCCCCGTGATAAGTACGCGGCCTTCGTTTCCACCATGGACGACTGCATCGGCGAGGTGTTACAGACTCTGAAAGAAACCGGCTTGCGTGAAAACACGATTGTTATTTTTCAATCCGATCATGGACATTCTACTGAAGAGCGTACATTCGGAGGGGGCGGAAATGCGGGCCCGTATCGAGGAGCCAAATTCAGCCTGTTCGAAGGAGGCATCCGGGTCCCTGCCATGATTTCCTGGCCGGGTACGATTGCGGAAGGAGAAGTTCGTTCTCAACTGGCGACTGGCTGTGACTGGTTGCCAACAATTGCTGACCTGACCGGTGCCCCACTCCCCAGACACAAACTGGATGGAAAAAGCCTGAAAGCTGTAATCGAATCGGCAGAAGCTCCCAGTCCACACGACAATTTCTACTGGCAGATTGGCAAAAGCTGGGCCATCCGCGAAGGTGACTGGAAACTGCTGGGCCATCCCCGAGACACTAGCAATCAGGCTCCCTTAAGCAAGGAAGACCAGCTCTTCCTGATAAATCTCTCCCAGGATATCGGTGAAAAAAAGAATCTGGCCAAACAGTATCCAGAGAAGGTCGAACAACTCAAGCAGATCTATGAGAACTATCTACAATCCCTGACTGACTGA
- a CDS encoding transaldolase family protein, translating into MKLFLDSAITEEIRHGLEYWDLDGLTTNPKHIKSSGKPFLKVIEEIAELFAGTDKPVSVEVNPHITDWEQIVKEGAKLAQMSPNFVIKVGASEGGFKAIRELTSQNIRTNATLIFSVAQAWHAARAGASFISPFMGWKETYGDSATTFIMEVAEMLERHEYESEIIAAAIRNGRQIADVAIAGAHCVTAGLGVYQDSMQNPYTVHGEKVFQNAWDETPHE; encoded by the coding sequence ATGAAATTGTTTCTGGACAGCGCCATCACAGAGGAGATCAGACACGGACTCGAATACTGGGATCTGGATGGGCTGACAACCAACCCCAAACATATCAAAAGTTCGGGTAAGCCGTTTTTAAAGGTGATCGAAGAAATCGCAGAGCTCTTTGCCGGCACTGACAAACCAGTCAGCGTCGAAGTCAATCCACATATCACTGACTGGGAACAGATTGTCAAAGAAGGCGCTAAGCTGGCGCAGATGTCCCCCAACTTCGTAATTAAAGTGGGAGCCAGTGAGGGGGGATTCAAAGCGATTCGTGAATTGACCAGCCAGAACATTCGAACGAACGCCACCCTGATCTTTTCCGTGGCACAGGCCTGGCATGCAGCCCGGGCCGGAGCTTCTTTTATCAGCCCCTTTATGGGTTGGAAAGAAACCTATGGTGACTCTGCAACCACCTTTATCATGGAAGTAGCTGAAATGCTGGAGCGTCACGAGTACGAATCAGAAATCATTGCAGCTGCAATCCGCAATGGTCGACAGATTGCCGACGTCGCCATTGCCGGCGCTCACTGCGTCACCGCAGGGCTTGGCGTCTATCAGGACAGCATGCAAAATCCCTATACGGTCCACGGCGAAAAAGTCTTTCAGAATGCCTGGGATGAGACTCCCCACGAATAA
- a CDS encoding sugar phosphate isomerase family — protein sequence MSTQFPDYLQVTPDEIAQGTNVKFSVVKDMPAVAEHMAHAMLNVIERAREAGRQPTLIVPVGPVDQYPVLAEMINQRQYSIQDVMLINMDEYLTDDDQWVDITHPLSFRGYMNRKFYDLVNPELAPLPENRICPDPNDVAAIQRVIDQRGGVDACFGGIGINGHMAFNEPPEPGEEISAEAFAAYPTRNLNLTRETRTINSVTVGGEISIIPWRAVTVGMKEILAARELHFYCNRLWQSSVVRRVLHGPVTSACPASLLRTHSDVSLTVAEYVSELPDIRLR from the coding sequence ATGTCCACACAATTTCCTGATTACCTGCAGGTTACTCCTGATGAGATCGCCCAGGGAACAAATGTTAAATTCTCCGTGGTCAAGGATATGCCTGCCGTAGCTGAGCATATGGCCCATGCGATGCTGAATGTGATTGAGCGGGCCCGGGAAGCAGGGCGTCAACCGACATTGATTGTACCCGTTGGTCCCGTTGATCAGTATCCTGTACTGGCTGAGATGATCAATCAGCGGCAGTATTCCATTCAAGATGTGATGCTGATCAACATGGATGAATATCTGACCGATGATGATCAGTGGGTCGACATCACACACCCCCTGAGCTTTCGCGGTTATATGAATCGGAAGTTTTATGATCTGGTGAACCCTGAACTCGCGCCACTGCCCGAGAATCGTATCTGTCCGGATCCAAATGATGTGGCTGCCATTCAGCGGGTTATTGACCAGCGGGGCGGTGTGGATGCCTGTTTTGGTGGAATCGGAATCAATGGCCACATGGCTTTCAACGAACCTCCGGAACCGGGTGAAGAGATTTCTGCTGAAGCTTTTGCTGCCTATCCCACACGGAATCTGAATCTGACACGAGAGACGAGAACCATCAATTCAGTTACCGTGGGGGGCGAGATTTCAATTATTCCCTGGCGTGCCGTCACGGTCGGGATGAAAGAAATTCTAGCGGCCCGGGAACTGCACTTTTACTGCAACCGTCTCTGGCAGAGTTCGGTCGTCCGCCGTGTTTTACATGGGCCCGTTACCAGTGCCTGCCCTGCTTCGCTGCTGAGAACGCACTCGGATGTATCATTGACGGTCGCGGAGTATGTGTCAGAGTTGCCTGACATCCGTTTGCGATAA
- a CDS encoding PIG-L deacetylase family protein yields MKIDFDQERILAVVAHPDDAELLCAGTLARANQEGAAVGICVMCQGDKGQPDPPVENLTEVRQDEMRAAAELIGAELFFGGSPDGALFDSLEQRRQLTEIIRQFTPTLVLAHSQSDYHADHRAASVIAEAATWFSASAGNKTESPALMQPPVLWWMDTVNMSQFDPHFYIDVSSFVETKVAMLNCHQSQLQRGKDASFSPLQDLMLQQCVARGAQSGVASAEAFRSHTAWKRCVAW; encoded by the coding sequence ATGAAGATTGATTTTGATCAGGAACGTATTCTGGCCGTGGTGGCGCATCCTGACGATGCAGAACTGCTCTGTGCTGGCACTCTGGCACGGGCCAATCAGGAGGGGGCCGCAGTTGGTATCTGTGTCATGTGTCAGGGCGATAAAGGTCAGCCTGATCCTCCTGTTGAGAATCTGACAGAAGTACGTCAGGATGAAATGCGAGCGGCTGCGGAGTTGATTGGGGCAGAGCTGTTTTTCGGAGGCAGTCCGGATGGGGCTCTATTCGACAGTCTGGAACAACGTCGTCAACTGACTGAAATAATCCGCCAGTTTACACCAACCCTGGTGCTTGCTCATTCACAGAGTGACTATCATGCAGATCATCGAGCTGCTTCTGTGATTGCCGAGGCAGCGACCTGGTTCAGTGCATCAGCGGGAAACAAAACCGAGTCTCCTGCTTTAATGCAACCACCAGTTCTCTGGTGGATGGATACTGTGAATATGTCTCAGTTTGATCCTCATTTTTATATCGATGTCAGTTCTTTTGTTGAAACCAAGGTCGCGATGTTGAATTGTCATCAAAGTCAGCTACAGCGAGGCAAAGATGCCAGCTTTTCACCTTTGCAAGACCTCATGTTGCAGCAGTGCGTTGCCCGCGGCGCACAGTCCGGTGTGGCGTCTGCGGAAGCGTTTCGCAGTCATACGGCCTGGAAACGCTGTGTTGCCTGGTGA
- a CDS encoding GNAT family N-acetyltransferase — protein MELPLSERPWNIGLIVGPSGCGKTTIARELFQDQFVDDFVWPSEKCIIDAFPQAMGIKEITSLLSSVGFSSPPGWLRPYHVLSNGEQFRVRMARALAELSELVVIDEFTSVVDRMVARTGSCAIAKTVRRRDQQLVAVACHYDIIDWLNPDWIYQPALDDFQWRCERQPRPSISLRIVNVHRDAWHLFRKHHYLDASLHQAANCFVALVEEQPAAFTAVMYFPHPKSPSYREHRTVCLPDYQGVGIGNALSEYVASLYSCKHRYTSVTGHPAMIRHRARSPLWKMTRKPSTVQRQAGFEKQRKQIVASSRGRLTASFQYIGPSRQRDALRFGLI, from the coding sequence GTGGAACTTCCACTTTCCGAGCGTCCCTGGAACATCGGTCTGATCGTAGGCCCCTCTGGGTGTGGCAAGACGACCATCGCCAGGGAACTGTTTCAAGATCAGTTCGTCGATGATTTTGTCTGGCCCAGCGAGAAGTGCATCATCGATGCCTTCCCGCAAGCAATGGGTATCAAAGAAATCACCAGCCTGCTCTCATCAGTTGGATTCTCATCTCCCCCCGGCTGGCTTCGTCCGTATCATGTGTTATCCAACGGAGAGCAATTTCGTGTCAGAATGGCTCGGGCCCTGGCGGAACTCTCCGAACTGGTCGTAATCGATGAATTCACTTCCGTCGTCGATCGTATGGTCGCCCGTACCGGCAGCTGTGCGATTGCCAAAACAGTTCGTCGCCGTGATCAACAGCTGGTCGCGGTGGCCTGCCATTATGATATTATCGACTGGCTGAATCCTGACTGGATTTACCAGCCGGCACTGGATGATTTCCAATGGAGGTGCGAAAGGCAACCACGGCCCTCAATCTCCCTTAGAATTGTTAACGTGCATCGAGATGCGTGGCACCTGTTCCGCAAACATCACTATTTAGACGCTTCCCTTCACCAGGCTGCCAATTGTTTTGTGGCACTTGTTGAAGAACAACCAGCTGCCTTCACAGCTGTAATGTATTTTCCACACCCGAAATCTCCTTCCTATCGGGAGCACCGCACGGTCTGTCTACCGGACTATCAGGGAGTGGGCATCGGAAATGCATTGAGTGAGTATGTGGCATCGCTCTACAGTTGCAAGCACCGTTACACGAGTGTCACCGGCCATCCCGCCATGATCCGCCACCGCGCCCGTTCTCCCTTGTGGAAAATGACCCGGAAACCATCCACTGTTCAGAGGCAGGCTGGTTTTGAAAAACAGCGAAAACAAATCGTCGCTTCCAGTCGTGGCCGGTTGACCGCCAGCTTTCAGTACATTGGTCCTTCTCGACAGCGAGACGCACTGCGATTTGGCCTGATTTAA
- a CDS encoding ParB N-terminal domain-containing protein has translation MEIKDRIKSFRRIKASQLIPNSRNWRNHPAAQETALRTILNEIGFAAACLVRDCGDGKYELIDGHLRANIAEDTKIPCLISDLTASEADQVLATFDSITSLAETDQSALNALLGSITTESEDLQGLLQNLKSSSPELPDQESGIDETELLTERFSVLVDCQAEAEQLTLLEYLKSAGYQCRAWIS, from the coding sequence ATGGAAATCAAAGATCGCATAAAAAGTTTCAGGCGAATTAAAGCCTCCCAATTGATCCCTAACTCCCGAAACTGGCGAAACCATCCCGCAGCTCAGGAAACAGCGCTGCGAACCATCTTAAATGAGATTGGATTTGCAGCAGCCTGCCTGGTTCGGGATTGTGGTGACGGGAAATACGAATTGATCGACGGTCATCTGCGGGCCAATATCGCCGAAGATACAAAGATCCCCTGCCTGATTTCAGATCTGACAGCCTCGGAAGCAGATCAGGTTCTGGCGACGTTTGACTCGATTACCAGTCTGGCGGAGACTGATCAATCCGCACTCAATGCACTGCTTGGGTCAATTACAACAGAATCAGAAGACCTGCAGGGGTTGCTTCAGAATCTGAAATCCTCATCCCCAGAATTACCTGACCAGGAATCCGGAATCGATGAAACCGAACTGCTCACCGAACGCTTCTCAGTCCTGGTTGACTGCCAAGCTGAAGCGGAGCAACTCACACTTCTGGAATATCTGAAATCAGCAGGTTATCAATGTCGCGCCTGGATCTCATAA
- a CDS encoding trypsin-like serine peptidase, with protein MVRFILFLLVMLSTSCLHAQALAVRTTETNCTPQGCRQLIGTGACAFVGNIADCSVYITAAHNVIQARTIHVGYGGTWWEARVVFKRYEEEIDYAILETQRIPASHCFILSDTQPIDGMEAIAYGYSNGVYNLKTLRARIRVTRRGHCFSRLVAKGDSGGPILVNGQIVGIIKGHDQTHTIYTDSMLIRDRLINLYGRLPHCKSPVNRKSDPASPPQQPEINHNEQFAALESEITRLKQQITQLKQTQIPVQLIGADGSVKQEQRYQLGQPIKLRFKAVNK; from the coding sequence ATGGTGAGATTTATCCTCTTCCTGCTCGTCATGTTGTCTACATCCTGCCTGCACGCTCAGGCACTCGCTGTCAGAACAACAGAGACAAACTGCACTCCCCAAGGCTGTCGCCAGCTCATCGGAACCGGCGCCTGCGCATTCGTAGGAAATATCGCGGACTGCTCCGTTTACATTACTGCCGCGCACAATGTCATTCAGGCACGAACCATTCATGTCGGCTATGGTGGAACGTGGTGGGAAGCCCGGGTCGTTTTCAAGCGATATGAAGAGGAGATTGACTATGCCATCCTGGAAACCCAAAGAATTCCCGCGTCACACTGTTTCATACTTTCGGACACTCAACCGATAGATGGAATGGAGGCTATCGCTTACGGATACTCAAACGGAGTTTACAACCTCAAAACCCTGCGAGCCCGCATCCGGGTAACGCGCCGCGGGCATTGCTTTTCCAGACTGGTCGCAAAAGGAGATTCCGGAGGTCCTATTCTTGTCAATGGACAGATCGTAGGCATCATTAAAGGGCATGACCAGACTCACACCATCTACACGGACAGCATGCTGATTCGAGATAGACTTATCAATCTGTATGGAAGACTCCCCCATTGCAAATCACCTGTGAATCGGAAATCAGATCCCGCTTCACCACCGCAACAACCAGAAATCAATCACAACGAACAGTTTGCTGCACTGGAGTCCGAGATTACCAGACTAAAACAACAGATCACTCAACTAAAACAGACTCAGATTCCCGTTCAACTCATCGGTGCAGACGGATCGGTCAAACAGGAACAGAGATATCAACTCGGTCAACCAATCAAATTACGTTTCAAGGCCGTTAACAAGTGA
- a CDS encoding response regulator has translation MKVLVVDDIGYSCHYYARLVEKIGFTAVMASSAFEAIKLLQSDNEIHVVLTDLVMSGMDGVDLFQKALQLERYSDHGVVPAPQFILMTAVRPENNAQDRNLQRIKLAKELGFSRIMFKPLDQDELKQELNDMSLNVIHSSNTEVTLDLYSPTQKIRQSVRDIMATDNKEAASEFLEVLLEEIANLKEYLKTS, from the coding sequence ATGAAAGTTCTTGTTGTCGATGATATTGGATACTCTTGTCATTATTATGCGCGGCTGGTAGAGAAAATTGGCTTCACAGCGGTGATGGCTTCATCCGCTTTTGAAGCGATTAAATTACTACAATCTGATAATGAGATTCATGTCGTTCTGACAGACCTTGTGATGAGCGGCATGGATGGTGTCGACCTGTTTCAGAAAGCCCTACAGCTGGAACGTTACTCTGACCATGGTGTCGTCCCTGCACCACAATTTATCCTGATGACCGCAGTACGTCCCGAGAACAATGCCCAGGATCGAAATCTGCAACGGATCAAACTGGCCAAGGAACTGGGATTCTCGCGGATCATGTTCAAACCTCTGGACCAGGATGAGCTTAAGCAGGAGCTGAATGACATGTCACTGAATGTCATTCATTCTTCCAATACTGAAGTGACTCTCGACCTCTATTCGCCCACTCAAAAAATCAGGCAGTCGGTAAGAGATATCATGGCGACTGACAATAAAGAAGCCGCCTCTGAATTCTTAGAAGTACTTCTGGAAGAAATCGCCAACCTGAAAGAATATCTCAAAACATCCTGA
- a CDS encoding polysaccharide deacetylase family protein gives MLHPEFLNSLSRRAFFSASLAAVSCSRLSSLQARLNKAPKAQIAITFDLEMSRMYPSREMLEWDYQKGNLNQETKDYSLKAAQIATELGGKVHYFCVGRVLEQKDVQWIKQISELGHPIGNHTYDHVNVWATEPAKTQFRFSRSPWLLGGKTAAEVIQHNVRITTEAMQQRLNIKPDGFRTPGGASAGLDQREDLQKLLQSEGFQWVSSKYPRHKYSEPGTEPQQEIFDSILEAQRSAQPYVYPTGLVEIPMSPISDVGAFRTSRWKRKYFLKSVELCVQQAIEQKFVFDFLCHPSIMYVEDPDFETVKLICKLVQQAGDQAEIVGLSEIAGRYREKQH, from the coding sequence ATGTTGCACCCGGAATTTCTGAATTCGCTTTCGCGTCGTGCCTTCTTTTCTGCTTCTCTTGCAGCGGTGTCCTGCAGTCGACTTTCTTCTCTGCAGGCGCGACTCAACAAGGCTCCCAAGGCACAAATTGCGATCACGTTTGATCTCGAAATGAGTCGCATGTATCCCAGCAGAGAGATGCTGGAGTGGGATTACCAGAAAGGAAATCTGAATCAGGAAACAAAAGACTATTCGCTGAAAGCAGCTCAGATTGCTACCGAGCTGGGAGGGAAAGTCCATTATTTCTGTGTCGGACGCGTACTGGAACAGAAGGATGTGCAGTGGATAAAACAGATTTCAGAGCTAGGACACCCGATTGGCAATCATACCTATGACCATGTAAACGTCTGGGCAACGGAACCTGCTAAAACGCAATTTCGCTTTTCTCGATCTCCCTGGCTGTTGGGAGGCAAAACTGCAGCCGAGGTAATACAGCACAACGTTCGGATAACGACCGAAGCGATGCAGCAACGGTTGAATATCAAGCCGGACGGCTTTCGAACACCCGGCGGTGCCAGTGCCGGGCTCGATCAACGGGAAGATTTGCAGAAGCTGCTGCAGTCAGAAGGATTTCAATGGGTCAGTTCTAAATATCCCCGTCACAAATATAGTGAGCCGGGGACTGAGCCCCAGCAGGAAATATTTGATTCTATTCTGGAAGCACAACGGTCTGCGCAGCCTTATGTCTATCCAACGGGGCTCGTCGAAATACCCATGAGCCCGATCAGTGATGTAGGGGCCTTCCGAACAAGCCGCTGGAAGCGAAAGTACTTTTTGAAATCAGTCGAGTTGTGTGTGCAACAGGCGATTGAACAGAAATTTGTTTTTGATTTTCTATGTCATCCTTCCATCATGTATGTTGAAGACCCCGATTTCGAAACGGTGAAGCTGATCTGCAAACTGGTGCAGCAGGCGGGAGACCAGGCAGAAATTGTGGGACTGAGTGAAATTGCCGGGCGCTACCGGGAAAAGCAACACTGA
- a CDS encoding isochorismatase family protein — protein sequence MKFLSLMALSLISHSLVIRPVWAGDEPRIYQNTLQPIKNAKPLLADHPEFVQPIEELRRFESPLLVDDADADLSVRAWRFSYNARGIIEMPNRISIQKTAVIMVHPWGIDDGQGWQTPEPAGAADFCTPEKNHLAGRHTREVIDPFLKRMRKQNALIMYSLIGKVDPIRKKLYRTFDYNPTSEERAQARKDLAQQLKSLPYRGKPLPAQITLSQEQPVIDYFKQFSGLSAGDHFNGKGFWDVPVPVTADITVHDDDVLIFDREGYAPLKEFLKKQGIRHVLLTGYATDMCFCKTTAGYENLSEDFNVFLVGDATLATFPANSSPRYATNAHISFASLNHLITQVSWIKPINSD from the coding sequence ATGAAGTTTCTATCCCTCATGGCTTTGAGCCTTATCAGTCACAGCCTGGTAATACGCCCGGTGTGGGCTGGTGACGAGCCACGTATATATCAAAACACATTGCAGCCGATCAAAAATGCAAAACCCTTGCTCGCGGATCATCCCGAATTCGTACAGCCCATCGAAGAGTTACGACGATTTGAATCTCCACTGCTGGTCGATGATGCCGATGCAGATCTGTCGGTCCGCGCGTGGCGATTTTCTTATAATGCCCGGGGAATTATCGAAATGCCGAATCGTATTTCGATTCAGAAGACCGCAGTGATCATGGTTCATCCCTGGGGGATTGATGACGGTCAGGGGTGGCAGACACCAGAACCAGCGGGCGCCGCGGATTTCTGTACTCCCGAAAAGAATCATTTAGCAGGTCGGCACACGCGGGAAGTGATAGATCCCTTTCTGAAGCGAATGCGAAAGCAGAATGCGCTGATCATGTACAGCCTGATTGGAAAAGTCGATCCGATCCGAAAAAAGTTGTATCGCACATTCGATTACAATCCAACATCAGAGGAACGCGCACAGGCACGGAAGGATCTGGCACAACAATTGAAAAGTCTGCCTTATCGGGGGAAACCGTTGCCAGCGCAAATAACGCTCTCGCAGGAACAGCCTGTGATTGATTACTTCAAGCAGTTTTCCGGTTTGAGTGCCGGCGATCACTTTAACGGCAAGGGGTTCTGGGATGTGCCGGTGCCTGTTACTGCCGACATTACGGTCCACGATGATGATGTGCTGATCTTCGACCGGGAAGGCTATGCACCCCTGAAGGAATTTTTAAAGAAGCAGGGGATCCGCCATGTGCTGTTAACCGGTTATGCGACAGACATGTGTTTCTGTAAAACGACTGCCGGCTACGAAAATTTATCAGAAGACTTCAATGTCTTTCTGGTAGGTGATGCGACGCTGGCGACCTTCCCGGCGAATTCTTCACCTCGCTATGCAACTAATGCCCACATTTCATTTGCCTCTCTGAATCATCTGATAACGCAGGTCTCCTGGATCAAACCGATCAACTCTGATTGA